A part of Bacillus rossius redtenbacheri isolate Brsri chromosome 1, Brsri_v3, whole genome shotgun sequence genomic DNA contains:
- the LOC134527761 gene encoding zinc finger BED domain-containing protein 4-like produces MEQALSHDLETVKSVSLTIDLWTSQKQEGYISVTSHFLTRDFAMQNHTLECSHFPGQHTGTAIYQKLCHLTSNWGISLSSTQIPIYVVSDNARNFSSALTGKPVVHLNCVAHNLQLAISDAVAEVGLDSVLKTCRSIVGHYKHSTKSRERLQSIKKKLGLPEHALIQMIDTRWNSTYLMLERLHEQKEAVSADLPNCGKESLTANEWNLIAVYVKILQPLFLATKELCKESVPTLSMVRPIMYSIEGFFKNYVTSKTGVQGSGITLARALQKSLTARFQYIRDSHTHLLSTALDPRFKCFTMENHEIVLAKHLLTEEIRKNKSSLQVGNKCSRKEKVMEEKCASSTSANHSLWGIFDLKSKQTQPAEEDDDSVKKEAHDFLDGAVIGRDEDSLEWWKSCRNYPHLAELAMHYLGIPVTSVASERLFSKAGLTISTRRQNLSSSLVEKLVSLHDVLLFFLFFILFLQIT; encoded by the exons ATGGAACAAGCGTTGAGCCATGATCTCGAAACAGTGAAATCAGTGTCTCTTACAATAGATTTGTGGACTTCACAAAAGCAGGAAGGATACATTTCTGTGACATCTCACTTTCTTACTCGTGACTTtgcaatgcagaaccacacatTAGAATGCTCCCACTTTCCTGGTCAACATACAGGCACAGCTATATATCAGAAGTTGTGCCATTTGACATCCAACTGGGGTATTAGTCTGTCTTCAACTCAGATTCCCATTTACGTAGTGAGTGACAATGCCAGAAATTTTAGCAGTGCTCTAACTGGGAAGCCTGTAGTTCATTTGAATTGTGTTGCTCACAATTTACAGCTAGCTATTAGTGATGCTGTTGCAGAAGTTGGACTGGACAGTGTTTTGAAAACATGCAGGTCAATAGTAGGCCATTATAAGCATAGCACAAAATCAAGAGAGAGGctacaatcaattaaaaaaaaattaggtttaccAGAGCATGCTTTGATTCAGATGATAGACACAAGATGGAACAGTACATATCTTATGCTTGAACGCCTACATGAACAAAAAGAAGCAGTGTCTGCAGATTTGCCTAACTGTGGCAAGGAAAGTTTGACAGCAAATGAATGGAACTTGATTGCAGTGTACGTGAAAATTTTGCAACCTCTCTTCTTAGCTACGAAAGAACTGTGCAAAGAAAGTGTACCAACTCTTTCAATGGTTCGTCCAATTATGTATAGCATTGAAGGATTTTTTAAGAATTATGTAACCTCAAAAACTGGAGTACAAGGAAGTGGCATTACATTGGCACGAGCATTGCAAAAATCATTGACTGCTAGATTTCAATACATAAGGGACTCTCATACACATCTGCTAAGTACTGCCTTGGATCCAAGATTCAAATGTTTCACAATGGAAAATCACGAAATTGTTCTTGCAAAACATTTGTTGACTGAAGAAATAAGAAAGAACAAAAGTTctttacaagttggtaacaaatGTTCGAGGAAAGAAAAAGTTATGGAAGAAAAATGTGCATCATCAACATCAGCAAACCACTCTCTCTGGGGTATCTTTGATTTGAAATCAAAGCAAACACAGCCTGCAGAAGAAGATGATGATTCAGTGAAGAAAGAG gcaCATGATTTTCTTGATGGTGCAGTAATTGGTCGAGATGAAGATTCACTTGAATGGTGGAAATCGTGCAGAAATTACCCCCATCTAGCTGAGCTAGCAATGCACTATTTAGGCATTCCAGTTACTTCAGTAGCTAGTGAAAGGTTGTTCTCTAAAGCGGGACTCACCATTTCCACACGACGCCAAAACTTGTCCTCGAGCCTTGTAGAAAAACTGGTTTCTCTTCAcgatgttttgttattttttttattttttattttatttctgcagATAACATAG